Below is a genomic region from Candidatus Chlorobium masyuteum.
CACCATTCTTTCCGAAATTGCTGACACCGGCTGTGATGCGATGGGTCTCGGATGGGGGATGGATATCGGCAAGGCACGTGCCGAGCTGAACGATCGCGTGGCTCTGCAGGGTAACCTTGATCCGACTGTACTCTATGGCACGCAGGCATTGATCAAGGCAGAGGCCTCCAAGATTCTCAAATCTTTCGGTCAGCATACCGAGCACTCCGGCCATGTTTTCAACCTCGGCCACGGTATTCTGCCTGATATGGATCCTGAAAACCTGAAGCTTCTGGTTGAATTTGTCAAGGAAGAGAGCGCCCAGTACCACTAAGCGCCGCCTTTTTCATCATTGTTTCCGACTCCGCCCTGTGCCTGTGCATGAGGCGGAGTTTTTTTTGCTCACTGCCATGTAGAGCAAGCCTCCGGTTTTTTCATTATATTCTCGAAATATTGTCAGTTCACGTTTTTTTAACCCGATTGTATGCCGAGTGACTGCAGGTGTTCCGACGGGATGTGTGATCGAACCCGCTACGATGAGGTGGTGCTTGACACCATGCTCTACAGTGCGCGCCTGATGGAGAGTGTTGCGCGCCAGAACAGTGCGGTTATTGTTGCCATGGCGCGTATGATTGCCGGAACGTTTGAGGAGGGGGGCAAGGTACTGCTGTGCGGCAACGGCGGCAGCGCGGCCGATGCCCAGCATCTTGCGACAGAACTCACCATACGCTACCGCAGCAGCGTTGAGCGACCGGCACTTCCGGCCATCTCGCTGACTACCGATAGCTCAGCCCTGACGGCAGGTGCCAATGACCTTGGTTACGATGCGGTGTTTGCCCGGCTTGTTGAAGCCTACGGGCGAGAAGGGGATATTCTCCTGGGACTCTCAACCAGCGGCAACAGCAGAAGTGTTGTCAATGCACTTGACTATGCAAACAAGAACGGGATGAAGACCCTTGCCCTGCTTGGCGGAGACGGAGGAGTGTTGAAAGGGATGGCCGATCTTGAGGTTATTGTTCCCCATTCAGGCAGTGCCGACCGGGTGCAGGAGTCTCATATCGCCATCGGTCATGTTATTATCGATCTTGTGGAACGGCTGCTTGGATACTGCCGTTCATAGAATCAGCCTCATAAAAAAAAAGAATTGAGCTATGCAGATTAAACAGGTTGAAGGTGCACTGAGTGCAAAGGATTCACGGTTCGCAGTAGTTGTTTCCCGCTTTAACGATTTTATTGGTCAGAAGCTTGTTGAGGGTGCTCTGGACTGCATTCGCCGCCACGGAGGATCGGAGGAGAACATCACCATCTACCGCTGTCCCGGCGCTTTTGAGCTGCCGATGGTTGCCAAAAAGGTTGCGGTGACGGGTAACTATGACGCCATTATCGCCCTTGGGGCCATAATCAGAGGCTCTACTCCCCATTTTGATGTTATTGCCGCTGAAGCGACCAAGGGGATTGCCCAGGCCTCTCTTGAGACAGGGGTTCCGATTGCATTCGGTGTTCTGACTACGGAAAACCTTGAGCAGGCAATTGAGCGGGCTGGTACGAAAGCCGGCAACAAGGGGTTTGATGCAGCCATGACGGCGATCGAAATGGTGAACCTCTATCGCAACATATAAATTTGTTCCGCGATTTGATTGCTTTGTTGGGTGGTGCTCGAAATCCTCATGTACGACGTGTACATTCCGGTTTCTGCGCTCCATCCGCCTTGCACTCAAACCGCTCACGACAATTTATCGCGGTTAGTTATAGCTGTACTTCTCGAGATTGCTTCCGATGATACCGGCACAGGTGTTTTTGAGCTCTTCAACGCTCTGGAACTGTGATGGCGGAATTGGCGGGGCGATGATGATTCTGATTTTTCCCTTGTTGATTTTAAGGCTTTTTTTCGGTGTAATCAGATGGCTGCCGATAATCGTGACCGGCAGAACCGGAGCCCCACCCTTTTCAGCAACAAGAAAAGCTCCCCGTTTGAAGGGGAGCAGTTTGCCGTCGAATGAGCGGGTACCTTCGGGGAAGATATGGACGGAGCGCCCTTTTTTGAGGACGTTTGATGCCGCAAGAAGGCTTTTCAGAGCATCCCTGTTCTGCCCCCGTTTAATCATGACATAACCTGCCAGCTTGAGCGTCCATCCAAAGATCGGAATTTTGCCAAGCTCCTCTTTTGCCAGAAAGCGGAGGTTGATAGCAATGTTGCCGAGGATGAGTGGAATATCAGCCATCCCCGCATGATTGCTGACAAGCAGATAGTTCTGATCGGAGCTGTAGTTTTCCCGGCCGATAACCTCGACTGAAATTCCGAAGAGTTTTGCACTGAAACGCCCCCACCATGCAGCCAGCCGGTAAAAACTGTCACCGCTCCTGTCAATGAGGTTGACAAAGAGGTAGATGGTCATCCCGATAAACATGATCGGCACCAGGATGAGAAAAAAAATCAGGGTTCTGAAGTTCATTGGCCCTTTTTTCAATGGTTAACAGTCAAGCCTGTTGAGGTACATTGCGAGCTCGTTGTAGTCCGAACTGATTGTTACAGCCATTTTCTTTTTGTTGAGAACCTCTTTAAGGCGTTCAGGGATCTCAACCTCCCGGTCAAGCGCATCACTGATAACTTCGAGGAATTTTGCCGGATGGGCGGTTGACAGAACAACTCCCGGTTTTCCGGCACTCTGTCCGGAACTTCTGTACAGCTCAAGCGCACGGAAAGCGACTGCGGTATGAGGG
It encodes:
- a CDS encoding D-sedoheptulose-7-phosphate isomerase yields the protein MPSDCRCSDGMCDRTRYDEVVLDTMLYSARLMESVARQNSAVIVAMARMIAGTFEEGGKVLLCGNGGSAADAQHLATELTIRYRSSVERPALPAISLTTDSSALTAGANDLGYDAVFARLVEAYGREGDILLGLSTSGNSRSVVNALDYANKNGMKTLALLGGDGGVLKGMADLEVIVPHSGSADRVQESHIAIGHVIIDLVERLLGYCRS
- the ribH gene encoding 6,7-dimethyl-8-ribityllumazine synthase; amino-acid sequence: MQIKQVEGALSAKDSRFAVVVSRFNDFIGQKLVEGALDCIRRHGGSEENITIYRCPGAFELPMVAKKVAVTGNYDAIIALGAIIRGSTPHFDVIAAEATKGIAQASLETGVPIAFGVLTTENLEQAIERAGTKAGNKGFDAAMTAIEMVNLYRNI
- a CDS encoding lysophospholipid acyltransferase family protein; its protein translation is MNFRTLIFFLILVPIMFIGMTIYLFVNLIDRSGDSFYRLAAWWGRFSAKLFGISVEVIGRENYSSDQNYLLVSNHAGMADIPLILGNIAINLRFLAKEELGKIPIFGWTLKLAGYVMIKRGQNRDALKSLLAASNVLKKGRSVHIFPEGTRSFDGKLLPFKRGAFLVAEKGGAPVLPVTIIGSHLITPKKSLKINKGKIRIIIAPPIPPSQFQSVEELKNTCAGIIGSNLEKYSYN